Below is a window of Malania oleifera isolate guangnan ecotype guangnan chromosome 1, ASM2987363v1, whole genome shotgun sequence DNA.
CTGAACTCGATGAAACATAtaacatatcaccatcactactcccTGAGTTTCCTTCCACTACATTTTCAGATTTTGACGAACTTTTCTGATTTTCAGTATTCCCTTTCTTCGACTCTGGACATTCTAATTTTATATGCCCAATTTTACCACACCtaaaacaccttatgtccttcttcttcctgtACTGCAACCGAAATCTACTTCGGGATTTACTTCTCCCACGTTCCTGGTTACTTTTCACCACAaatccttcaccatgtgaaatttcattgttggccatctttctttgatgaaaatcgAGCAATGTGCTTGTCACCTTTTATAAATTCAAGCTTTCTTTGCCACATGTCAGAGtagtaaccaaattttcatacatGTGATAcacaggtagggaattcaataacaTCAACGCATTatcttcctcctcgaactttacatcaacacaCATCAAATCACTTTCAATCTGATTGaatgatatgttggttcaaatccgaaccctccacCATATTAAGTTAATaaaatctttgcttaagaaataatttgttcaataaagacttagacatataccggtTTTTCAGTTTTCGCCAAACTGCACTTGGAGAATCCTTATCTATGATGTGATACAACATATCATCAGCCAAACAAAGTTGGATGGTTGACACTGCCTTTACCTCCAATTCATTCTAACTtgcttcatccatgccttccgatTGAACTTCGTATAAGAACTTCAATATACCTTACtgcactaagagatccttcaccTTTTTCGTGCCACAAACTGAAATGTTcagttccatcaaacttaacaACGTCAAATTTTTGCAGATGAAGTTCCTGAGGCTATTACAACAATGCTATGATACCAAATTTATTGTCAAAAATAAATTGCATAGCGGAATATATAGGATCAAACACACGCAACACTCAACGGTGAATATACAAAAACAATCCACAACAAATATATGAAAGAAATAACAACACAATACATAAGGAATTACGTgattcgacaatgcctacatctagaagagcaaataacaataatataattcactatcttcttgttcAAAGGACATGAATAATATATCAACCATGTACAACCATGTACTATCTTCTTGTtcaaatgacatataaatagagttttcgGAGGTTTTTcttccaaaccccaaccaacttaatgtacctattcaaaatttgaaatctgcgctGGGTTTCCTGAGCCAAATTGTCGACGGTCTTAGGTAGAGAGTAAAATCTCTCAGACACTACTCCAAACCGCCGATGGTTAAAGAGCTACCGTCAACGGTTTCCCCTGCTGCACCCTAATTTCCATtatgttttctctttgtgcaCGTCTTCCACTCAATATGTGAGTcacatatcataataaataagtttttattcttaataaaataatattttaaaatgatattgacttaaataaattaaattgaaaaaattggcAAGTATAATgtctttaaaattaaataaatgaattgGAAACTTAACCTATTCTCGAATTAAATGTTTTATCGGTCCAATCGCTTTAGATCAATCAATTGACAGAAgtatgaaaaaataattttattattatttaattttttaaaaatatataaataaaataaaataaaatggtatgtaattaaataaattaaattgaaaaaattattgAGTGTAATGTCTTGAACATTGAATAAATGAATTGAAAAGCTAATCGATTCTTGAATTGAACAGTTTATCAGTCCAATCACTTTGGATTAATCAACTGACGTAAGcatgtcaaaaaaaaaatttactattattttaaagtttttaaaaaatatttaaagaaataaaaattactaataaatcataaaattcCTAGTAATTATAGTATTACAAATACTCGTTAGatgtaatttcataaaaatttaatgactaaacatatcataaaacaaataaaagttaattcaatatttttaaattcaagtaatcTATCAACCATAATgctaaaaaaacataaattaaaatttaaaaattcatgcttcataaattaaaattataaagttgaCTATTAGTTTATCTTTGTGTAAATATGAGTGGTAAATAGATAAAGAACACCTAAATTTATATTACTTGGTTGATATTTCAACTAACCAATTCAccaatctttttaaattttaaccaacttgttatattattaaatatggaTTCAATTAAATTCAGAAAACGAGTGACAATTCGATCAACTGGTCGATATGATTTGatatttaaactatattttaattttaaagataaatttagtcatttaatttgcatGTAAATTGTATACAACAAATTTTGGTAACAATAAAATTATGTAAGTATTTTTctgaattattaaattttttattttacatgtatttttaatttttaaaaataataacttaatTATGTTGTCATACTTATGTCAATTGGTTGGATTTAAGCCTGTTAGTCTAGTTAACTCGAAAACTAGGTGTCTAATTCATTTTTAAGTTCAATTTCCAAAACATATTTtacttaattgaatataaattttgatttaattttttagattaatattatttttttaagttaTCTAATCATAAGTGAATAGGAAAATgacaaaattatcattttatttattttgtcgcATATACTTAATGGTTGATTAATAGTcaactaaatttaaaatttaagagatttttttgatagtttttaaaaacaagaggtagaatatatatatattttttttataattcgtGACTTCGGCCACTATTGCATCAttatggtgcggcaccaaattTACGGGGTGAGAGTCGACCGCCTATTGACGCACCGTAATTTATCAGGATAAACTAGCAAATATAAATTGAACCCATGGCCGCTTAAGTTACAAATCCCTTTACTACTCTCGAGGCAGCCACTTTGGAAAGGAGGTAGAATATCGTTATAAGAGACAAGGGATTTTGCCCGAAATTAAATCTTGAAAGACAAAGcagaagaaaaataaatgaagattGAAAGAGCGGAGCTCTCAGAAGCGCAGAGTGCAGCATGTGCGATTCGAGGAGTAGGCATGGTCCCTAGTAACTCACCTTAAATCCCAACCCACCAACTAGCCTTCCCCCCACGCAGCCCTTATTTAAACACTCCTTCCCCTTCTCCCCTCCCTCCATCTCCACCACTTCCCTCCCACTCCGATGTCCAATCACAGCCTCAGCTTAGAAGCGGCAGCGCCGCCCACCGGCCGCCTCCTCGGGGTCACCGAGCACAGCTGGTGCCGAGCCTTGGCGGGCGGCACCGGCACAACCGCCGTTGCCATCCTCGCTAGCAAAGCCCCCGACGCCTCACTTCTGCAGACCGCCCTCCACAAAATCCAAGCAGCCCATGCAATCCTCCGCTCCAAAATCCGCCATCCCTCCACCGGCGCCTCCGCAGCTGCCGCCCTCTCCTTCGTCACCCCCGCCATCCCTTCTCTCCAGATCAAACTCTTCGACCTCTCCTCCACCTCCCGCCTCCTCCACCGCCTCTCCATCCCCAACAATCTCTCTCTCCCGTCCTTCCGCCTCGTCCTCGAGCACGAGCTCAACCAGCCCACGTGGTCCGATCCCGGCCGCTCATCATGCAACGCCGAGTACTGCGACTGCGAGTTGATGTTCGCGAGCGTGTACGAGCTGCCGGAGTCGAAGTGGGCGGTGGTGCTGCGGTTTCACACGGCGGCCTGCGACCGGACCACAGCGGCGTCGCTGCTGAGGGAGCTGCTGGGGTTGATGAGAGGAGGAGGAGGGACCGGGAGGGAAACGGGAGGGGAGGGGGAGGTGAGTTTGGGAATAGAGGATTTAATTCCGAAGGGGAAGGGAAGTAAGGGGCTGTGGGCGCGTGGGGTGGACATGCTAGGGTACTCTCTGAACTCACTGAGGCTAACCAATTTGAAATTTAAGGACATGAAGTCCTCTAGATCTTCTGAGATGGTGAGGCTGCGGATGTGCCCCCATGACACTGCTCGGGTTCTTGCTGTGAGTCAtgcatttttatgaaattttttttattaatttaatttaatcagTTGCaattttaatcaattaattttatgggatttttttaaaaaaaatttaaaaatgggtTACCTAGGaaaaaattgattaattaattaatggaagGCGTCATTATTAATATGTGCACTAATTAACATTAATTAGTTTGTCCTTTTCAAAAGCATAATTaagtattttaattttctttgaaaatctcaAAAGAAACTGTAAAAGggttaaataaaaattttttattttctttttttgaacTGTATTTTAAAGGGTCGCAGTTATCCAACATAGCTtctttaaaagataaaattttgaataaaaaatttcttctttaatAGAAAATAATTACATGAATACAAGAGACTTCCTTCAAAATGAAATCACTA
It encodes the following:
- the LOC131160345 gene encoding uncharacterized protein LOC131160345, whose protein sequence is MSNHSLSLEAAAPPTGRLLGVTEHSWCRALAGGTGTTAVAILASKAPDASLLQTALHKIQAAHAILRSKIRHPSTGASAAAALSFVTPAIPSLQIKLFDLSSTSRLLHRLSIPNNLSLPSFRLVLEHELNQPTWSDPGRSSCNAEYCDCELMFASVYELPESKWAVVLRFHTAACDRTTAASLLRELLGLMRGGGGTGRETGGEGEVSLGIEDLIPKGKGSKGLWARGVDMLGYSLNSLRLTNLKFKDMKSSRSSEMVRLRMCPHDTARVLAGCKSRGIKLCGALAAAGLIAADSYKRRRKDHQRKKHYYGVVTFTDCRPNLHPPLSPHHFGFYHSAILNQHAIKGGEQLWDLAGKSYDAFATSKKENKHFSDMADLNFLMCKAIENPSLTPSSSLRTSFVSVFEDPVVDEGDAYGELGVEDYVGCASVHGVGPSIALFDTVRGGGLDCACVYPAPLHSREQMQELVDVMKTLLVEAGKCAEISEIY